GCGGCATTCCGCCCGCAGGGTCACGCGATCCACGTACGTACCCCAACCGGCTCTATGCGTACGCCATCCCGTACGTATGGATCCTGCGGCCGGAAGACACCGAAGCGGGCATGGACGCCGTGATCGTGCGCTCGACCCGCCGGATCCCGTCCGACTCCATCGACCCGACTGTGAAGAACTTCCACTGGGGTGACCTCACCCGCGGTCTGTTCGAGGCGTACGACCGTGGAGGGCAGCATCCGATCCTGCTCGATCATCGCGGGTACATCACCGAAGGCCCCGGTTACAACGTCTTCGCGCTGACCGGCGACGAGCTGATCACACCCGCGACTGGCGTACTCGAAGGCATCACCAGGCGCACTGTGCTCGAGGTCGCTGCCGAGCACGGTGTGGCGACTCGAATCACTGATGTCGAGGAATCCTCGCTGCGCAACGCAGCTGAGCTGTTCGCTACCTCGACGGCCGGTGGCATCATGCCCATCACCTCGATCGACGGAGTGCCCGTCGGTGATGGGCGCGCCGGCCCGGTGACGAGCCAGCTGCGTGATGCGTACTGGAAGGCGCACTCCGATCCGCGCTACGTGACCACCGTCGACTATCAGGCGTTTGCGACGAATGGCTGAGCCGCCGCCCGCGATCGTCGAGTCGCTGCGCCGGGCGGGGTGCGTGTTCGCCGAGGACGAGGCGCAGTTGCTGACCGAAGCCGCGCAATCGGCGGAGCAGCTTGCCGCAATGGTCGAGCAGCGCGTATCCGGCACCCCGCTCGAGCACCTACTCGGCTGGGTCGAGTTCGCCGGTCTGCGCATTGCCGTTGACGACGGGTTGTTCGTCCCGCGCCGGCGCACCGAAGTGCTCGTACGAGAGACGCTCAACGTCATCCGGCCCGGCGGAGTGGTCCTCGAACTCTGCTGCGGAGTCGCTGCCGTCGCGACCGCGGTCGCCGCCGAGTCAGACGGTGTCGAGGTTCATGCCGCAGACCTCGACCCGGCAGCCGTACGTTGTGCGGTACGCAACCTCGCGAGCGTCGGGGGGAAGGCGTACGAGTCCGACCTGTTCGACTCGGTGCCCGAGTCGCTGCGCGGCCGCGTCGACGTTCTCGTCGCCAACGCGCCGTACGTACCGACCGATGCGATCGCGACGATGCCACCCGAAG
The sequence above is drawn from the Nocardioidaceae bacterium SCSIO 66511 genome and encodes:
- a CDS encoding aminotransferase class IV, whose translation is MADNTPESDFSHGAAYVDGQLVPVADARIPLLDTGLTRSDVTYDVVAVWDGGFFRLDDHLDRFLRGCEQLRMQVPLGRAEIADVLTRLVAVSGLRESYVEVMCTRGIPPAGSRDPRTYPNRLYAYAIPYVWILRPEDTEAGMDAVIVRSTRRIPSDSIDPTVKNFHWGDLTRGLFEAYDRGGQHPILLDHRGYITEGPGYNVFALTGDELITPATGVLEGITRRTVLEVAAEHGVATRITDVEESSLRNAAELFATSTAGGIMPITSIDGVPVGDGRAGPVTSQLRDAYWKAHSDPRYVTTVDYQAFATNG
- a CDS encoding putative protein N(5)-glutamine methyltransferase; this encodes MAEPPPAIVESLRRAGCVFAEDEAQLLTEAAQSAEQLAAMVEQRVSGTPLEHLLGWVEFAGLRIAVDDGLFVPRRRTEVLVRETLNVIRPGGVVLELCCGVAAVATAVAAESDGVEVHAADLDPAAVRCAVRNLASVGGKAYESDLFDSVPESLRGRVDVLVANAPYVPTDAIATMPPEAREYEPRESLEGGPDGVDLHRRIADGVRDWLAPGGHLIIETSERQVLLTMDAFTRNRLEAKVARAEDVDGTAVVGSAPR